TGTTTGGTGCGCTTTTCTTCTCAACAAGAAAGACAAAATCAATACTGCCAAGGACGGAATTAGCCAAGCCATACCATCGGCATACAGTGGTAAGTGAGTGAGCCAATTCTCCAGAAACTGCGGCAGTAAATCGATATTTTTCAAGCTGTCGCAAGCGCTAAAGCAAACGGTTATGGATAACGTGAAGTAATAGCTCGCTTTAATATTCGGCAGTTTATGACGAATGATTTGTAGAAATACCAGCATAATCGCTACTGGGTAAATCAATAACAACGCCGGAATAGTGATGCGCAAGAGCTCCGTTAAACCGGTTTGCGCCACTGTTGTGGTTAAAACAGTAAAGAGCACCACCCAAAACGGATAGGATAACCGCACGTGGAATTTCGAGAAATAATCCGCACAGGCGCTAGTGACGCCGACCAACGTAGTAAGATTCGCCAGAATAATGATGCCGGCCATAATCCAAGTGCCGTCTGAACCGAACAACGCATTTACATAACGGGCGAAAATTTGTCCGCCGTTAGAGGCATCTTGCGCGACTTGCGCACTGGTCGCTCCCAAATAAAACAGAGCAAAATACAATGCAGCCAATAACAACACCGAAATAAAACCGGCGGAAATGGTATATTTCATCACTTTTTGTACGGAAGACACATTACGCACTGCCAATGCGCGCGCCACAATGCCGCCGAAAGCAATCGCCGCCAATACGTCCATCGTTTGATAACCGCTGATAAGTCCTGCCGTAATCGCCGGACCGGCGGCATAACTTTTACTCGGTTCGACGATATCAGAAAGCGGAAAAATTAATACGGTCGTCGCCACGATAAGTAACAATACCAGCAACGCCGGCGTCATAAATTTGCCCACTGTGGAAATAATGGTATTCGGACGTAGCATAAAAAGCATGCCAATAATGTTAAACAATACGGAGAAAACAAAATGCGCGGTCGCGCTGTCTTCCGTTAAATTTAGCGGCTGCCACGCCATTTCGTAAGCAACATTGGTTACCCGCGGCATCGCGAATAAAGAGCCGATGACGAAATATAAGGTGGCAAGAAACAACACCTCAGCCCATTTCGGCAAATCTCGCGTTAGCGCTTCCCCACGCCCGAGCACTGCAACAACGACCAACGTAATAAACGGCATTAACACGCCGGTGAGCACAAACCCCAAAGAAGCTGTTGCCCAGTGCGTGCCGGCAGTAAAACCTTCCATCGGCGGGAAAATAATATTCCCCGCACCTAAAAACAGCGCAAAAATCATCATGCCCAAAATGACAATATCTTTACCGGTAAACATAATTTTCTCTAGTCACAAAAAGGTGCGCCATTTTACTACAAATTCCACGCCGACCCATTACGAAAATGCAGAATTAATCAGATAGGTTTTTCAAAATTTCAACAAGACTTATGCGTTGTCGCGTTTAACATTCGCCGATTCCTTCAATGCAGGCTTCCAATGCGGTGCTGATCCGACACCTCAACTTTCTAATCGATATTTTCTGCACAGTAGAAGATTTATGGTAATATCCGGCCTTCATTAAATTTTTGTTATTTTATTTTTAATTTTTTGGAGAGATTTTAGTGTTACAGCGCATAAAACGATTTTTTCAACTTGAATCCGCCGGCGGCATCGCGCTGCTTTGTTCCGCATTTATCGCCATGGTATTCGCCAATTCGCCTTTAAACGGTGCGTACCATGATTTTCTCAACTTACCAGTGAGCGTACGAGTAGGTCTATTTTCCATCGATAAAACGTTAATTCACTGGATCAATGACGGTTTTATGGCGGTATTTTTCGTATTAGTCGGTTTAGAAGTCAAACGTGAATTGCTTGAAGGTTCCCTTTCCGACTACCAACAAGCGATTTTTCCCGCTATCGCCGCAATCGGCGGGATGCTGATTCCTGCGTTGGTTTACTTATTCATTGCCCGCCAAGATCCGACGCTCGCCGACGGTTGGGCAATCCCAATGGCCACAGACATCGCCTTCGCGCTAGGCGTTATGGCGTTACTCAGCAAACAAGTACCGTTGTCGTTAAAAGTTTTTTTACTTGCGCTCGCTATTATTGATGACTTAGGC
Above is a genomic segment from Aggregatibacter sp. HMT-949 containing:
- the brnQ gene encoding branched-chain amino acid transport system II carrier protein; amino-acid sequence: MFTGKDIVILGMMIFALFLGAGNIIFPPMEGFTAGTHWATASLGFVLTGVLMPFITLVVVAVLGRGEALTRDLPKWAEVLFLATLYFVIGSLFAMPRVTNVAYEMAWQPLNLTEDSATAHFVFSVLFNIIGMLFMLRPNTIISTVGKFMTPALLVLLLIVATTVLIFPLSDIVEPSKSYAAGPAITAGLISGYQTMDVLAAIAFGGIVARALAVRNVSSVQKVMKYTISAGFISVLLLAALYFALFYLGATSAQVAQDASNGGQIFARYVNALFGSDGTWIMAGIIILANLTTLVGVTSACADYFSKFHVRLSYPFWVVLFTVLTTTVAQTGLTELLRITIPALLLIYPVAIMLVFLQIIRHKLPNIKASYYFTLSITVCFSACDSLKNIDLLPQFLENWLTHLPLYADGMAWLIPSLAVLILSFLLRRKAHQTK